The sequence below is a genomic window from Sander lucioperca isolate FBNREF2018 chromosome 6, SLUC_FBN_1.2, whole genome shotgun sequence.
TCCATCAGCTGTTCAAACAGCCAACTAGTCCAGCCAGCCAAAAGGAGTATATGGGAGGTGGGAACAATAGAGAAGGACAAGGAGGAAAATGAGGACGTTAATGATAGTGGCAATGCTAAAACATCCCCAGAATACACAGAGAGGAGTGCGAGAGAGAACAAGGACAGGACGGAAACAAGacaggatgaggaagaggaggagaggatccACAGGAAcggagagagaaacacagatcTGTTTCCTTCCAACAACCCTGAGATGAGTCATGAGTGGGCTGCCCGCTCGCCTGGCAAGTactaaaatacatacaaaaaagGCATcagacgcacacactcacacacttcaCAGAATCAAACATGCACAAAGGATAACTGTCCACACCAAACCTTTCACAttccacccccccccacacacacacacacacacacacacatacacacacaagtaaTACATAGGAACAGCAGAGCAGACTGCAGACATGACCTGATCATGACTGGGTTAACTGCATGTGtcatatgtatttgtgtgtgtgtgtgtgtctacctgGTGTCCATGCAGTGTATACAGTAGCTTGCCCTCTACAAGGTCCAGTATCTTCATTGTGGAATCGCTGGATGCAGTGATGAGGAAATTACCAGCCGGGTGGAAAAACAAGCTGTTCACCACACCACTGtggactgaaacacacacacacacacacacacacacacacacacacacacacacacacacacacacacacacaccagacattTTGTTACTGTAATGCTAGTCTatcaacgacgtttcatttccaggattgttcaggcgCAGCCGGAAATTACGCCGGATGTCcgtcttttcggccggatgtccgtcacttTCCGCttactttgtgttggcattctaaactaaaacaactttggaacgggcacatgttccaccaaaacaagttccttcccgaggctattctgGGAAGGCACCATCATTGTGTTCGGCGCtaagcgccgcccaagacaattgtgattggtttaaagaaatgccaataaaccagagcacatttttctcccatccctccTCCGGAGTGCTGTgggggaaggtctggcaatgcgagacaacTGTAATGCAAACTGAAGTGTATCCTTGTCCAATTAaagacaaaatgttaaaaaaaaaaatcacactgttaCAGGCATTGCTGTATTTTGTAGCTTTAAATAACATGGATTATTAAACATTATGATTAAAATCATGatgacaataacaatgacacaaTTTAAAGAGATCTAATTTTTTGGACGTAGACAAAACTTTGTTTGTCAAAGTTAATCCTAAAAAAGTTCATCCATTATTGACACTCTCAGAATAATGTTCTTTTGCCTTTTCCTTCTAAAACTGGATGCCTGAGTACCAGGTCAGTCATATGCCAGCACCTaaagggttcagtgtcttgctcaaggatacTTCAGTAGACCAGATACAGCTTACTAACATGGTTGCCTGGATCATAATGAAGTGCACTGCTGCTGTACATCACAAGGTCTCATTTGCTATGTAACTTGAGAATGGCTTAACATCAGGTTTACATTAGCAGATATCATTACGTCAAGTATAGTAGCCTATAGCAACTAATCAAAACTTCCCCAGACCTAAAATCAATCTAGCATTTAGTGAACTGAGTTCTTAACTGAGACAAATGAGAGGGCAGCCAGACATTCGACGAGCAACATGGTCCCTCTGCTGGCTGCAAGATGCTATGACATAAATAAGATATACTGATACAGTAGCTGCAAAAAGATGCATCAAATTATACTGGGAGCAGGGGGAATGTGCTCTTTGGGTATGGCTTAGGATCACGCAAGGATTACTGAGCAATGCAAACACAAAACCAGTTGAATTAACTACCCACACCACATTTTAACCACAATTTGACACTTAAGGCTGGCACAACTGGTGATTAACTAGAGTATGTGAAGTGAGAGGAGAGTTGAAGAAAgtaaaaggagaggagaggcttTTATCTTCATGCCCCATCTCCTTAGACTGATGTGATTATCCATTATTAGATCTCACAACTCAAATTCATTTAAGAGAGCTGATTGGACCATCAGACTGAGAGGCAGACTGACAAAAGGCAACATGGCTTGGCTTATTGAATATGCAAGGGATCTTGATTACCACTTTAATCGTGAGCTTTATAGCTTAATTTTATCTTGGTGTTATTTCactaatttgttgtatttttcacTGTCTAAAGGTGGGGCTTTACTTCAGCTGTGTGTTGCAGAGTCTGGGTGGGAGTGGATGACAAGACTTTGACTGTTAAGACATTTATCTCCCAAATACAAACATTGGGCTGTGGTTTTTGCGAGTGGTTTTACTGTGATAGGGATCCACTTTATGATAAAAGCTCTATTCATATAATAGCTAAAAGGCATCAAGAGTGGCTAAACGGAGTGTCTTGAAGCAAATAATGTAGTAAATGCTTCCATAAATGTTTGCCTTTAGAGTTGATGTGGTcaggggcgtttctaggacttgaggaggttcggggcttagcccggacccatttaaatacactgaatgcaatgcaaaactgtgattggcttgcccagcttgttaataaccagtgtatgttcattttagcttccagtttgtagatgtaagttagatggcaccaacatcTGGCCcaatcataataataatcataaggttttgtttccagatttgtgTGGTGACTTAAGATGCGAGGGGTCTGggggtgatattttgagaaaaataaagtttagaagttttagaataaagtcactatattttagaaaataatttacctgcaccatagtctgctgtgcaatacgtgattgctctgctgatacagtagatctcagaccgtctgacagactgatctgaatgagacaacgtttagggaagtggctgtactacatcggaggtggaaaaccgaaactacgacagaaatacacggagctcaAATGCgacacatctgccgcagcatgtcgacagcagagaGCGCGTCCTTTGtcaacctgaagctgcacagctttttacagcaagagtggacactaagcgaagcacaggtctgcttcagagctccgtgtgtttgagtctgaaccaTGGACTGTAAACGTCACGTCAcaggaacttcaaactaaatcattagtattgCGCTCCTAAATTTTGTGTTAATGGCATCAATGTATTAGACTGATGTATGCAGTATTTGCAAAGCCAAAGCACAATGAAATAAGGCAACTTATGATTTTGGGGGTTTACGTAGGCTATTGTccagtttcatatttgtcagtcaacctttcaaaatacattcggggctacactcaaaacattcggggctaaAGCCCCGGCAAAATCGGCTGACGTCGCCTGTGGATGTGGTTGTCATTTATTATTGCAAATaataactttgcattaaaacaGTGATTAAATGCAAATTGTGGTTTTGGTGTAGCAATTGACCATGATCTTCAAATGATGATAATTACAAACTAAATATTTCATACCTTGGTAGTGCTGTAGCATCTTATGGGATCTGATGTCCCACACCTTGACAGAGTTGTCAGTACTGGCTGCAGCGATGCATGTTCCACTGGGATGGAAGTCCACATGGTTTGCATAACTTAGGAGaaagaaaacatgacatttaataaaatgtgGTATTTGTTAACAACACTCTATAACTGAAGCTGATGCTTTTAGAGATGTTGTTGTTACTGAATCAGTGTAAATATGTGTGCccatatttaaaacaaattataaaTTACACACAGTAAATAATGCTCTAAACCCTAAGTGCTCACCCAGCATGTTCATAGAAAGAATGAATACACTCTCTGCTATTCTTGTCCCACAGCTTTATAGTCTTATCATCACTGGACGACACAATCAAACGATCATCTGGAGAAAACCtgcaaaaaaatgcattgaaaaTTCTAGATCAAAAACTGTCCGTTATCTCCGTCTTCTGCTTCAGTTTTTCACTATTAAAATGTGTTCATTAAAGTTGTAAAACAACTGagaaatgttttgtgtgtgtagatcgtACTTAGCACAGCGGACCCAGTTGATGTGCTGgttgagagagaagagaaacttTTGCCTGTGGACGGTCCACACTTTGATGGTCTTGTCGTCAGAGGCTGTGACCAGATTCTGTCCGTCACCAGAAAAGTTAACGCTACGCACAGTAGCCGTGTGAGCCTTGAAAGATGTTGACTCAGCCTTcctgtatacacacacaagaCAACACTAACCTTCTTCTATGTTGGATGAAGCAGAAAATTCAGTACAAATGTCtagttttgttgcttttatgAGTCAGAATCATTGTGCTTTGCAGTAGCTTTCTATTGCAATACAATAATAATGAGAGATGTACCTAAAAACAAAAGCTGGAATACTTCAAAACTCACATGCTGGGAACCCAGAGCCGTACAGTCTTGTCTCTGGATGCCGAGGCCACCAGGTGGCCAGAGGGAGAAAACTGAACAGAAAGGACAGCATCTTTGTGTCCATCAAAACGATACGCTCGCATCTGAGGTTTCATGTTCCAGATCATCACACAGGAGTCCATAGAGCCTGTGGCTGGAAGAGGAGGGAGCACAGGTGTAGGAACTGAACATGTTGTGCATGAACATAGAAAACATGCCacacagtaaaataaaataaaaaaagacaacatcAAATGTGCAGCAAATGATCTGgccacagacaaacacaaagacacagagtaAAATAAGGCAGCAGTTACCAATCTGTTTCATGTTGCAGCTTAAGTCCACAGTCGTAACAGTGTCCCTGTGACCCTTGAAATGTCTCTCCAGAGTTGGATCAGACTACATgataaacagagagacagatggaaGCAGCCACATCAAAGCTTGTGAGCACTTGTTTCAAAGTATTTCTCAATAACATTAGTCATGACTAAATAAGCAACAGTCAAagttccattttttttcttcttttaaatcaTCCTTGGGTATTACTTATTTTAACACTTTGACATCCAGAGGGAAATTGCTGTGCAGCAGTTCCAATATAAAGTGTGAAAGAGTTCAAATATATAGAGtacaaataaaagcaaaaatataaacaataaagatCAGTAAGGTGCAAATTCACAAGGATCATAAAAATAACCAGGTTGGTGGTTGGTGCAAATACGAGCTGAACAGGGAAGACCTCTGCTGTCCATCTCTCTGTGTGAGGTATCTAGATGTATTGTAGAGTTTGATTGACACAGGAAGAAAGGATTTCCTGTGAGCCGTGGGGTGGCACTGTTCCACAGTGTTACTTGTTTCTAGACTTACAAAACCCTGTTTAATTCTAGACATTGCAACAAATTAACACTCGTTTTGAGCCTTGCAATGAAGTAGAATTCAGTCTTCATCGGTGGTTGATTATGATTAATGGACATGTAGTCATTTGTTATGTATTTGTCTCCAATGCACATATGTTATTTTATAAACGATGCCAAACAAGGAAACACGTCGCAGGGACACCCCTACTTATTTACGCCCTCCGCATAGCCTGCCAGGCACCGGTTTTCAAAGTTGTGCCACCGCAAAGAAATCTCCACCagtcaaaatagctattttctGGTATTGTGTTGGAAAAACTAACACTATTTTTGCAAAATTTTGGCTTTATTTCTCTAAATGCTATTCAAAAATGTAGGATCTGTTGGCATTACGACAGGAAGTGCTGCCTGAGAAACTACGCTCCGGGTGAAATGTGACGAGTATATACATCCCATCCATGGTGGTAACCGGTGGTAACAGCAGGCATCACCAAGGAGACGGGAGCTGTGGTGCTAGCTAGCAAGTCAACATAGGGCTAGTCTATGCTAGCCGTTAAACTCGGAAGAAGACTAGCTAGAGCGGGCTTCTCGGTGCTGCATGTTTTGTGTAAGTGGACATTTGTAACATGGCAGAGCTGCACATTATAGGCCAGATCATTGGGGCCGGTGGTTTCCCGCAGAACAGTCTATTTTGCAAATGGGGAGTTCACACAGGAGGAGCATGGCGTCTTCTGTCTGGGTTGAAGGAGGGTCAGACCCAGGTGGATATCCCCCAAACAGGAGACATGGCGTACTGGAGTCACCCGATTGATCTGCACTACGCGACTAAGGGACTCCAAGGCTGGCCAAAGCTTCACTTCCAAGTGTGGCACCAGGACTCTTTCGGGCGCTGTCAGTTGTACGGTTACGGGTACTGCCATGTCCCTTCCAGCCCCGGACATCACCGGATAAGCTGTGTGACCTGGAGGCCGCTCGGCTCATGGCAAGAGCAGTTGGCACAAATGTTTGTCGGCGGTGGACC
It includes:
- the poc1a gene encoding POC1 centriolar protein homolog A isoform X1; translation: MTSAPSDPTLERHFKGHRDTVTTVDLSCNMKQIATGSMDSCVMIWNMKPQMRAYRFDGHKDAVLSVQFSPSGHLVASASRDKTVRLWVPSMKAESTSFKAHTATVRSVNFSGDGQNLVTASDDKTIKVWTVHRQKFLFSLNQHINWVRCAKFSPDDRLIVSSSDDKTIKLWDKNSRECIHSFYEHAGYANHVDFHPSGTCIAAASTDNSVKVWDIRSHKMLQHYQVHSGVVNSLFFHPAGNFLITASSDSTMKILDLVEGKLLYTLHGHQGPVNCVAFSRTGEHFASGGSDEQVMVWKSNFDCAEGNDGVRLQHKTAFSLQALPASSTAHPSHPSVLRSQASEPTEHFTGQDSHTAAHTQSASRSGSHSKASQSHTHRHLSTSSSSTHQTQTRGLPQHSSQVQAQSQFSDGGVPPGLASTLEHIIGQLDILTQTVSILEQRLTLTEDKLKECLENQMEIGLHLQRREEA
- the b9d2 gene encoding B9 domain-containing protein 2; protein product: MAELHIIGQIIGAGGFPQNSLFCKWGVHTGGAWRLLSGLKEGQTQVDIPQTGDMAYWSHPIDLHYATKGLQGWPKLHFQVWHQDSFGRCQLYGYGYCHVPSSPGHHRISCVTWRPLGSWQEQLAQMFVGGGPQLRSPDLIYSGADRYRLHTEAMGTVELELGIIMRHFDKYGVES
- the poc1a gene encoding POC1 centriolar protein homolog A isoform X2, producing the protein MTSAPSDPTLERHFKGHRDTVTTVDLSCNMKQIATGSMDSCVMIWNMKPQMRAYRFDGHKDAVLSVQFSPSGHLVASASRDKTVRLWVPSMKAESTSFKAHTATVRSVNFSGDGQNLVTASDDKTIKVWTVHRQKFLFSLNQHINWVRCAKFSPDDRLIVSSSDDKTIKLWDKNSRECIHSFYEHAGYANHVDFHPSGTCIAAASTDNSVKVWDIRSHKMLQHYQVHSGVVNSLFFHPAGNFLITASSDSTMKILDLVEGKLLYTLHGHQGPVNCVAFSRTGEHFASGGSDEQVMVWKSNFDCAEGNDGVRLQHKTAFSLQALPASSTAHPSHPSVLRSQASEPTEHFTGQDSHTAAHTQSASRSGSHSKASSSSTHQTQTRGLPQHSSQVQAQSQFSDGGVPPGLASTLEHIIGQLDILTQTVSILEQRLTLTEDKLKECLENQMEIGLHLQRREEA